The Tumebacillus sp. BK434 genome segment GTGCGCGAAGATGTGCCGGGCGAGAAGCGCTTGGCGGCGTATCTGGTGCTCGACCCGACGGCAGCGGAAAGCGTCTCCGCGTGGCGGACGTTTTTGGCGGAGAAACTGCCGGAGTATATGATTCCGGCGGTGTTTGTCACGCTGGAGGCGCTGCCTTTGACGCCCAACGGCAAAGTCGACAAGCGGGCCTTGCCGGTGCCGGAGGTGAGCCGTCCGGCACTGCATGCCGAGTATGCTGCACCGGGCAGTGCAACGGAGCACGTGATCGCGGAGATCTGGAGCCGATTGTTCTGTCTGGAGCGGATCGGCGTGCAGGACGACTTTTACGAACTCGGCGGGCATTCCCTGCTGGCGACGCAGATCGTCTCCCGCATCCGTGAGCAGTTGGGCGTGGAACTGTCGCTGCGGGATGTGCTGGAAGCGCGGACGGTCGCGCGGCTGGCAGAAACTGTGAGTCTTGTCCAGTTGGCAGATGGGATGCGGGTATGCGAGTCTCTTGTATCCGATCCTGACAGGCCAGGCAAGGAAAGCAAGGCGGTCGGCAATCTGTTCGAGCAGATGTCGGCGAAAGAGCGCACAGTGCCTGCCCGTTTGTCTATTGCCCAGCAGCGGCTATGGTTTTTAGATCGGCTGGAAGCGGGAAGTGCGCTGTACAATCTGCCTTTGGCGCTGCGCCTGACCGGGAAGTTAGATCTCGATGCGCTGGAGCAGGCGCTGGTGGAAGTGGTGCGCAGGCATGAAGCGCTCCGCACAGTGTTTGCAGAACGGGACGAGGGGACTGTGCAAGTGGTGCAGCCGCCCGGCGCTGTGACGTTGCAACGATGCGCTTCGTGGGAAGCGTTGCAGGCGGACGCCGCGCTGCCGTTCGATCTGGAGCAGGGCCCGTTGTTTCGTGCCGCACTCTGGCAGGCGGCAGAAGCGGAGCACGTGCTGCTGCTCAACATGCACCACATCGTTTCGGACGGCTGGTCGCTGGAGCTGTTGCGGCGCGAAGTGGCCGCTCTGTATGCGGCGTTCTCTTCCGGTGCTCCTGCGCCGCTTCCCGAGCTGCCGGTGCAGTACAGCGATTTTGCGGAATGGCACCGCAATTGGCTCGCCGACGGCGTGCTGGATGGACAACTAAGTTATTGGAAGGAACAACTTAGCGGCGAACTGCCTGTGCTGCAGTTGCCCGCCAACCGTCCGCGCCCGGCAGTGCCGTCGTACCGCGGCGGCGCCAAGCGGATGATGCTGCCGCAGGAACTGGTCGCAGCTTTGCAAAGCTTGAGCCAACAAGCAGGCGCCACCTTGTACATGACGATGCTGGCCGCGTTCAAGACACTGCTCCACCGCTACACCGACCTGCGAGACATCCTCGTCGGCACGCCGATCTCCGGCCGCAACCGGGCGGAAACAGAAACGCTGATCGGCTTTTTCGTCAACACGCTGGTGCTGCGCACAGAGCTGGACAGCTCGCTTCCGTTCCACCGCCTGATCGAGCGCGTGCGCGAGACGGCGCTGGGCGCGTTTGCCCATCAGGATGTGCCGTTTGATGAGCTTGTCGCAGCACTGCGGCCGGAACGCGACGGCTCGCACTCGCCGTTCTTCCAAGTGATGTTCGTCTTTGAAAACTCGCCCAAGCAAACGTTGCAGTTGCCGGGTCTGACGCTGGAACAGGCTGACATCGACAACGGCACGGCGAAATTTGACCTCTCCCTGCTCTTGATCCAGGAGGAGGAAGGCTTGTCGGCGACTTTCGAATACAGTGCCGACCTGTTCGACGAAGCGACCGTCCTGCGCATGATGGGCCACTTCGTGACCTTGCTGGAAAGCATCGTGCACGCGCCGGGCCAGACTGTCGGCGAACTGCCGATGCTGGCCGCGGCGGAGCGTGAAGATCTGCTCCGCCAAGCGGCGGGCGTCCCCCGTGACTATGACCTTGCGAACCTCCGCCTGCATCACCTGTTCGAGTTTCAGGCGGAGCGCACGCCTGACGCCGTCGCGCTGGTCGCCGGGGCGACGGAGCTGACCTACCGCGAGCTGAACGAGCGCGCCAACCGCACCGCCCGCTACCTGCAGCGGCTGCACACGGAGCCCTGCAGCATCGTCGCGGTGTGCATGGAGCGCTCGCCGGAGATGGTGGTCGCGCTGCTCGCCGTGCTGAAGGCGGGTGGGGCCTACCTGCCGCTCGATCCCGAGTATCCGCAGGAACGCCTGCGCTTCATGCTCGATGATTCCCGCGCCGCCGTCCTGCTCACTCAGGCTCATCTGCAAACGCGTTTCCACGACGCCAACGTTCAGGTCGTCTCGCTCGATGAAGGCTGGGAGCTCATGGCCCGGGAACTGCCGCACGCGCCCAACCTGGCGCTCGACCCGTCCGATCCGGCCTACGTGATTTACACGTCCGGCTCGACCGGCGCACCGAAAGGCGTGGTCGTCCCGCACCACGCGATCTGCAATCACATGTTATGGATGCAGGAAGAATTTCCGCTCAGCACAGCGGACGCCGTTTTGCAAAAGACGTCCTTCTCCTTTGACGCTTCCGTCTGGGAGTTCTACGCGCCGCTCTTGGCGGGCGGTCGCCTTGTGCTGGCAGAGCCGGGCGGGCACCTTGACGCCCGCTACATGGCGCGGGTGATGCAGGAGCAAGGCGTGACGGTGCTGCAAGTGGTGCCGACGATGCTTGTGATGCTGCTGAACGACGAGCAGTTTGCCGCCTGCCGCTCGCTGAAGCGGGTGTTTTGCGGTGGTGAAGCGCTGACGCCTGAGCTGGTCAACCGCTTCAATGCTGTGATGCAGGCCGACCTGATCAACCTCTACGGCCCGACCGAAGCGTGCATCGACGCGACTTTCCACGTCTGTCCGCGCGAGGGAGGACTCGTCCCGATCGGACGTCCGATCGCCAACGTGCAGGCGTACGTGCTGGACGCGAGGCAGCAGCCGGTGCCGTTGCTGGTGCCGGGCGAGCTGTACATCGGCGGCGCCGGATTGGCCCGCGGCTACCTGTACCGCCCGGAGTTGACCGCTGAGCGATTTGTCACAACGGAGCGGGGATGTCTCTACAAGACGGGCGACCTGGCGCGCTTTCTGCCGGACGGGACGATCCAGTATCTCGGCCGGATCGACCAGCAGGTGAAAGTGCGGGGCTTCCGCATCGAACTTGGTGAGATTGAAGCGGAGCTGCTGCAGCATCCGCTGGTGACCGAAGCGGCGGCGACCGTGCAGGAAAACCGCATCATTGCGTATGTCGCCGTTCAAGAAGAGGTCGGGCGGAGCGCGCTGCAGTCCTTTTTGCGAGAACGGCTGCCGGAGTACATGGTGCCGTCACAGTTCGTGCAGCTGGAACGGCTGCCGCTCACCGCAAACGGCAAAGTTGACCGCAAAGCATTGCCCGCTCCCGAGAGCGAAGCGGAGAATGCGGAGAATGCGGAGCTCGTGTTGCCGCGCAATGCGGTGGAAGAGGTGCTCGCCGTCATCTGGGCCGATCTGCTCGGCCTTGAGCAGGTGAGCGTGACGAGCAACTTTTTTGC includes the following:
- a CDS encoding non-ribosomal peptide synthetase, translated to MPVLRLADVPESERFARIAESAAKLAGRPERLQAFVCVAGADEHVLCLLLPLASHEELQGLLIETAEAYERELGGACAGMAQAWKNVLSGGWLTAAEREQVLTGWNDTATGYPREKTMQELFEEQAALAPDRVAAVCAGEAVTYRELNLRANRVAAELIGAGVGPDVPVGICVERSIGMLVGMLGILKAGGAYVPLDPGMPQERLAFLLADTELRVLVTQRALLQLFPEHGARVILLEELTGGREENPPCRTTAESLAYVMYTSGSTGQPKGVAVPQRGVVRLVRDTNYLPFGPEQVFLQAAAVTFDAATLEIWGALLNGARVALLPGGAFSLEKLGRAVRESGVTVLWLTAGLFTQMVEHRLEDLRSVRYLLAGGDVLSGPHVRKVLRELDGICLINGYGPTENTTFTCCYPMWEADDALTSVPIGRPVSNTKVYVLDGQMEPVPVGMPGELYTGGDGLARGYWRREELTAAAFVDSPFAPGERLYKTGDLVRYLADGQIEFLGRLDGQVKIRGFRIETGEIEAALSQHPAVRSCAVIVREDVPGEKRLAAYLVLDPTAAESVSAWRTFLAEKLPEYMIPAVFVTLEALPLTPNGKVDKRALPVPEVSRPALHAEYAAPGSATEHVIAEIWSRLFCLERIGVQDDFYELGGHSLLATQIVSRIREQLGVELSLRDVLEARTVARLAETVSLVQLADGMRVCESLVSDPDRPGKESKAVGNLFEQMSAKERTVPARLSIAQQRLWFLDRLEAGSALYNLPLALRLTGKLDLDALEQALVEVVRRHEALRTVFAERDEGTVQVVQPPGAVTLQRCASWEALQADAALPFDLEQGPLFRAALWQAAEAEHVLLLNMHHIVSDGWSLELLRREVAALYAAFSSGAPAPLPELPVQYSDFAEWHRNWLADGVLDGQLSYWKEQLSGELPVLQLPANRPRPAVPSYRGGAKRMMLPQELVAALQSLSQQAGATLYMTMLAAFKTLLHRYTDLRDILVGTPISGRNRAETETLIGFFVNTLVLRTELDSSLPFHRLIERVRETALGAFAHQDVPFDELVAALRPERDGSHSPFFQVMFVFENSPKQTLQLPGLTLEQADIDNGTAKFDLSLLLIQEEEGLSATFEYSADLFDEATVLRMMGHFVTLLESIVHAPGQTVGELPMLAAAEREDLLRQAAGVPRDYDLANLRLHHLFEFQAERTPDAVALVAGATELTYRELNERANRTARYLQRLHTEPCSIVAVCMERSPEMVVALLAVLKAGGAYLPLDPEYPQERLRFMLDDSRAAVLLTQAHLQTRFHDANVQVVSLDEGWELMARELPHAPNLALDPSDPAYVIYTSGSTGAPKGVVVPHHAICNHMLWMQEEFPLSTADAVLQKTSFSFDASVWEFYAPLLAGGRLVLAEPGGHLDARYMARVMQEQGVTVLQVVPTMLVMLLNDEQFAACRSLKRVFCGGEALTPELVNRFNAVMQADLINLYGPTEACIDATFHVCPREGGLVPIGRPIANVQAYVLDARQQPVPLLVPGELYIGGAGLARGYLYRPELTAERFVTTERGCLYKTGDLARFLPDGTIQYLGRIDQQVKVRGFRIELGEIEAELLQHPLVTEAAATVQENRIIAYVAVQEEVGRSALQSFLRERLPEYMVPSQFVQLERLPLTANGKVDRKALPAPESEAENAENAELVLPRNAVEEVLAVIWADLLGLEQVSVTSNFFALGGHSLLGMQVIAEVREALEVEIAVKALFDAPTVAGLAGHLLQDPAQRARVEKTAELLLQLSEMSEEEVQKMMEAER